One Polaribacter reichenbachii genomic window, AAAGACCCCATATCTGTATCGCCTCCAAAAGCATTTACATCTATTTTTTTCTTATCTGTTTCTACTTTGTAAACAAAAGCTTCTAATCTGTAACTCATTTCTTCGGCATCTGTATTCCAATATTTTTGTGGTATTTGTTTTCTACCTAATCCCCATTCGTTAGCATAATAACTTAAATACAGTTTTCCATTTTCATGTCTTTTATACACCATAATAGCCTTGTTTCTTTCTATTCTAAAAACCCCATAGCTATCTACACCAATATATAATTTTACTTTATCCCATTTATTTTTTCCTGTACCTTCAAAAATTAAAACCTCTTCACCTTCGTAAGAAGTTTCTCCTGTAATTTCCCATTTGTATTTTTTTAGGTTTGGAGTTCTATCAGTTGGTCTTAAAGGGTTTGCAGTTATCATCCAATTAATATCATGTGTCCATTGTTTACGTTTCCAGATTCTATAATCTGCAGATTTTCTAGACTCTGTAACTTCAACTATTCCTAAAGGGCTTGCAGGTCCTCGATCTCTAATTTTAATATAATTTTCTACAAAAAATTTAGATTTACCACCTTCTGTAGCTGCTCTTCTGTATAATAATTCTATTTGATGCGGCTTGCTTAAAGTATTGTCTTTTAACTTTTTTAAGGCGTTTATAACATATGTTTTTGGTGCTACAATTGTAATTTCATCCATTTCAAAAACAGTTTCTTTTAAAACGATTTTCTTTTCAGCTTGTGCCAAATAATCTTTTATTTTTATTTTAAAAGGATTAAAACCTAAACTCGTAAAAGATAACATATCTTCTAGTTCGCTGCTTGTAATTTTTAAAGAAAACTCACCATCTTCTGTACTAGATGTACCTCTATTTTTTTTAAGAATACTTATGGCAGCAAACGGAATTGGATTATTAAATTCATCTAAAACAATACCTTTTACTTCAATACTTTTCTGAGCAAAACTGTTTTGCGAATTAAATCCGAAGAAAAT contains:
- a CDS encoding carboxypeptidase-like regulatory domain-containing protein, whose product is MKSRFIILFLSIIFFGFNSQNSFAQKSIEVKGIVLDEFNNPIPFAAISILKKNRGTSSTEDGEFSLKITSSELEDMLSFTSLGFNPFKIKIKDYLAQAEKKIVLKETVFEMDEITIVAPKTYVINALKKLKDNTLSKPHQIELLYRRAATEGGKSKFFVENYIKIRDRGPASPLGIVEVTESRKSADYRIWKRKQWTHDINWMITANPLRPTDRTPNLKKYKWEITGETSYEGEEVLIFEGTGKNKWDKVKLYIGVDSYGVFRIERNKAIMVYKRHENGKLYLSYYANEWGLGRKQIPQKYWNTDAEEMSYRLEAFVYKVETDKKKIDVNAFGGDTDMGSLDLPYNAEFWKNLSMPPDTKFFKQIKKELEGNFGVPLEVQYNLANQ